A window of uncultured Draconibacterium sp. contains these coding sequences:
- a CDS encoding 4Fe-4S dicluster domain-containing protein: MKKDKSRRSFLKNISLASFAALAATGCNMKELEEFFQRNFRTLTDKEKDDIINTLKQKYKDKYDKDFQVSAKPALENVEFAYALDLSRCIGCRKCVYACVGENNQSRSPQIHWIQVLQMEKEKGIDFAHSDVHYNPEKVPEKGHFYLPVACQQCRNPQCTTVCPVKATWQEPDGIVVVDYNWCIGCRYCMAACPYGARHFNWGEPEIPAEELNTDMHYLGNRPRTKGVVEKCTFCIQRVRKGKYPSCVEICPVGARKFGNLLDPESEIRYILENKRVLVLKEELNTQPRFYYFFGV; encoded by the coding sequence ATGAAAAAAGATAAATCAAGAAGGTCATTCTTAAAAAATATATCACTTGCGTCATTCGCAGCATTAGCTGCTACCGGATGCAACATGAAAGAACTGGAGGAGTTTTTCCAACGAAACTTCAGAACCTTAACAGATAAAGAGAAAGATGATATCATCAATACTTTAAAGCAAAAGTACAAGGATAAATACGATAAAGATTTTCAGGTTTCGGCAAAACCGGCACTCGAAAATGTTGAATTTGCATATGCTTTGGATTTGTCGAGATGTATAGGTTGCCGTAAATGCGTTTATGCCTGCGTGGGTGAAAACAATCAGTCCCGATCTCCACAAATTCACTGGATCCAGGTTCTTCAAATGGAAAAAGAAAAGGGAATCGATTTTGCCCATTCCGATGTACATTACAATCCGGAAAAAGTTCCTGAAAAGGGACATTTCTACTTGCCGGTTGCCTGCCAGCAATGCCGCAATCCACAATGCACAACTGTTTGTCCGGTTAAAGCTACCTGGCAGGAACCCGACGGAATTGTGGTTGTTGACTACAACTGGTGCATTGGATGCAGGTATTGTATGGCTGCCTGTCCATACGGTGCAAGGCATTTTAACTGGGGCGAACCGGAGATTCCGGCTGAAGAATTAAATACAGATATGCACTACCTGGGAAACAGGCCGCGCACAAAAGGAGTAGTTGAAAAATGTACATTCTGCATTCAACGCGTCAGAAAAGGCAAATATCCTTCGTGTGTTGAAATTTGCCCGGTGGGAGCACGAAAGTTCGGAAATCTGCTGGATCCCGAAAGCGAGATAAGGTATATTCTGGAAAACAAACGTGTACTTGTGCTTAAAGAAGAATTAAACACGC
- a CDS encoding cytochrome c3 family protein: protein MKLMNTYTGKFHLLLLMLIFALFSSCSNNETTSGETKVAEQISLEKSIFKPASDTEIAVEPPPLTDGIFPCNDCHSEIEPNPERRELVDMHDDITALFNHDSENRWCLDCHDASNRDSLRLASGKLLDFKESYKLCGQCHGEKLRDWKVGVHGKRTGEWNGQKEYLLCVHCHNPHAPKFEAITPEPPPVMQENISYRNIKTDEQ, encoded by the coding sequence ATGAAGCTTATGAATACTTACACCGGCAAATTCCACCTCCTGCTTTTGATGCTAATCTTTGCACTTTTTAGCAGCTGTTCAAACAACGAAACCACATCGGGAGAAACCAAAGTTGCGGAGCAAATTTCACTCGAAAAAAGCATTTTTAAACCTGCTTCAGACACTGAAATAGCAGTTGAACCTCCTCCGTTAACCGACGGTATTTTCCCATGTAACGATTGTCACTCCGAAATAGAACCCAATCCGGAGAGAAGAGAACTTGTGGACATGCATGACGACATTACCGCACTTTTTAACCACGACAGCGAAAACAGATGGTGCCTGGATTGTCACGATGCCAGCAACCGCGATTCGTTACGACTGGCCAGCGGGAAACTGCTTGACTTTAAGGAATCGTACAAATTATGCGGGCAGTGCCACGGCGAAAAACTGAGAGACTGGAAAGTGGGAGTGCACGGCAAAAGAACCGGTGAGTGGAATGGACAAAAAGAGTATTTGTTGTGCGTGCATTGCCATAATCCGCATGCACCAAAATTTGAGGCAATCACACCGGAACCACCACCCGTGATGCAAGAGAACATCAGTTACAGGAACATTAAAACCGATGAACAATGA